TCAAAAACCAGAAAACATTGAGAATACGGATTCATATATTACGTCTGAACATTCATCAATAGCTTTGAAAAAAGACTTTTTAAAAGCAAATGGATTTGATGCGGGATATGTTGATTTCATCAAATGTAAAGATGAAAGTATGTCTCCAACCATAAGTATTTTTGATGACGTGGCTTTTAGTCGATTAGATAAAGTAAAACATGAGAATGGGGTTTTTGTGATCAAGCGAAGCTCTGGACTAATATTTATACGTAGAACAATTCTAGATTCATCTCAAAAATGGATTTATCGTTGTGATAATTTGGATAAAACTCGATTCTCAGATGTTGATGCCATAGAATCGGATGAAATTTTGGGGAGAGTAATATGGAGAGGGGGGATTAATTCGTTTAATCTTTGATTGAAACAACCTTATCCAATCAGGTTAGTTTATTTGCCGTCTGAATTGTTTCAGGCGGCTTTTATTTTTTGTTTTGAAGGCTTCTAGGGAGATATAAGAAAGTAAGTATTGCTAAAATTACCATGCTAATAAAATTTTATACTAAATTATTAGAATACTATTTACTAATTAAAATTAGTTTGCTAATATTTATCCAAGCTTTAGATGGACTGCTCTTTAACAGCTTGGTAACGTTGCAACCGACCTTCGGAGTCAAATCCGTATTTTGAGAAGTCATGCAGACTTCAGATTCAAAAACGGCAAGGCAGGCGTAGAAAAGGCGTAGCAGCCTTTGGGTAAATCGGATAAACGGTTGCAGGTATCGTCAACATACCAAAAAGAAAAAAGCCGACTAACCGGGTAGCGCGGGTGCGTCCGGGTTAAGCGGCTAGTTGAACGGAAAGAATCGGAACGTAATTCCGATGTTGAGCAAATCCACGGAGGAGCTCTGACTGACAATTTCACTTTATTAAACTGCCTCTTGTGGGCAGATGTAGGGCGATAATGCCCTGAGCGTGTTCCCTAACACGCATTTTTTCAGACGGCCTCGCACGCCGTCTGAGATCTGTACTCAGACCCAAGCCCGTTTGAAAAAGCGGGCTTCAATCTGCGTATCGTCATTATAACACTAAGACTTGTTGAAATAATGACAAAAGTAATCTTAATTTCTATTGAGAAGATAGTTTCCCCATGTGAATGAATTTCATAATGGCCGGCAACTCAGTGGCTGGGCAACAAAAGACTGAGCGGTTACGATACCGTAGCGTGTGTGATGTCCTGAACAAGCACTTTGGCCGTGAATCAATTATCAGTAGCGGCAGCCTTGGAACAATCGCGGTTTCAGGTCTTATCAGCCTGTTGCCGTTATGCTCATGATGCTCTGATAAGGCTGACTATCGGCAATAGCGTCGGGGAGCAGGTGGGAGCCCTGCTTTTTTATTTCTTCAAGAAAGGAAAAATGATGAAAGCTATCCCTAAAACAACGAAACAGATTCAGGTGGGAATTTATGACAGCCTGAAAGCAGCGTCCAAACAGGTTGATATGCTGTTGAAACGCAATGGTGATTTGTGTGTGAATATCGTCCGACACGGCAGTAAGTTTCAGGTCAATACGGTGGTGTGGCAATAAGAAAACCGCTTTGTTTCCAAAGCGGCCTTTTGTTTGAAAGGATAATTATCCATAGGGTATGGCGATTATCCTTTTCTTACGGCATTAAGTCAAATGGAGATATGTTGATGAAGAAAATCCTTGCAAGTTTGGCGGCATCAGCCGCTATTTTTACATCTCTCCCTGCTCAAGCGGGAGATGTACTGACCGGCGACACGAAATTGGCGTGTGAAGCCATTTTGTGTTTATCCACCGGCGATCGACCGCATGAGTGCGCAGCATCAATTAAACGTTACTTCAATATTCGCCACAAAAAATTCCATAAAACGCTTGAGGCACGCCGGAATTTCCTGAATCTTTGTCCGAGCAGTAATGAATCAAATATGCCCGGCTTGATTGACGTATTGGTCAACGGTGCCGGTCGTTGCGATGCTGCCGAGTTGAACCGTATTAATCGTGCAACCTATACAAAAAAAATCAGAGAAACTGGGGGGCGTTACGCAGATAGATCATGGATTACAGTTGAAGTGCCTTATATCAGAAATGCTAAACCTTCATATTGTTCTGCATATTTTGAACACAGTTGGACGACCGCAGGCGACCATGTGAAGTATGTGGGAGAAGAAAAAGAAGGCGGGCGTTGGGTAAATGTGAAATAGTTCACTCGGCTCCGGTTTCATTCCTCCATCCAGTCCTACCGGAGCAACTTCAACCGGCGGAGTTAGCATTCTCCGCCGGTCTTTTTACAGACTAAAGCGCGCCTGATTTAAGGCGTTTTTTAATGTGTAAAAAGATTGGTCGATAGGCCGTTTTAAAAAGGAAATAAAATGAAAGAAGCACATTTGATTGTCCAGGGCAAGGGTGGAGTTGGTAAATCGTTTACAGCCATGATTATTGCCCAATATTTGGCTGCTGAAGCAAAAAATGAGGTTCCAGTTGTTTGCTTCGATACCGACCCGGTAAACCAAACTTTTAGCAGGTATGCTTCACTGAAACCTGAAATCATTAACATCCTTACAGCAGACAATACTATTGATACCCGTATGTTTGATGGTTTGATTGAAAAGCTAATTGAAACTGATGGCATTGCAGTAGTGGACAACGGGGCTGCAACGTTTGTACCTCTAATGAGTTATATGGCTGAGAACCATGTGGACGAATTACTGAAAGAAAACGGTGTGCGTCTGATTCTCCATGTGCCGATTATGGGCGGGCAAGCATTGGAAGATTGCGTTGTAGGTTTATCTCAAACCATCAATGCCATAGATGCAGATGTTGTTGTTTGGTTGAATGAATATAACGGTGCTATTAAATCTTCCGATAACAAGGTATTTACTGATTTTTCGGTTTATAAAGACAATAAGTCTAAGATTATTGGAATTATTAAAGTCGCACATCGTAATCCTGATACTTACGAAAAAGATATTCAGGCTATGACTTCAGCAAATCTAACCTTTTCTGAAATTGAGGCATCGTCCGATTGGGGCATCATGCCACGCCAACGCTTGCGTACTGTAAAACGCGACTTATTCGCTCAACTAAAAAATCTTCCCATTTGGGTGAATCAGCAAAACGGTGCGGCCGATGAGTAG
Above is a genomic segment from Neisseria weaveri containing:
- a CDS encoding nucleotide-binding protein, producing MKEAHLIVQGKGGVGKSFTAMIIAQYLAAEAKNEVPVVCFDTDPVNQTFSRYASLKPEIINILTADNTIDTRMFDGLIEKLIETDGIAVVDNGAATFVPLMSYMAENHVDELLKENGVRLILHVPIMGGQALEDCVVGLSQTINAIDADVVVWLNEYNGAIKSSDNKVFTDFSVYKDNKSKIIGIIKVAHRNPDTYEKDIQAMTSANLTFSEIEASSDWGIMPRQRLRTVKRDLFAQLKNLPIWVNQQNGAADE
- a CDS encoding helix-turn-helix domain-containing protein encodes the protein MEHIGDRIRAARLNLELSQAELAKRANVSQGTIGQLESGRNQSSAKIIELAAALNVSPEWLLYGKNPPSIVQKPENIENTDSYITSEHSSIALKKDFLKANGFDAGYVDFIKCKDESMSPTISIFDDVAFSRLDKVKHENGVFVIKRSSGLIFIRRTILDSSQKWIYRCDNLDKTRFSDVDAIESDEILGRVIWRGGINSFNL
- a CDS encoding TrbM/KikA/MpfK family conjugal transfer protein, with translation MKKILASLAASAAIFTSLPAQAGDVLTGDTKLACEAILCLSTGDRPHECAASIKRYFNIRHKKFHKTLEARRNFLNLCPSSNESNMPGLIDVLVNGAGRCDAAELNRINRATYTKKIRETGGRYADRSWITVEVPYIRNAKPSYCSAYFEHSWTTAGDHVKYVGEEKEGGRWVNVK